The Psychrobacter sp. AH5 genome contains the following window.
ATCAACAATGTTCATATCCGCAGTGGCTTGACCGACCACGATGGCCTCAAAGCCGCCGCCGACCGGATTACTGATGGTGATGCCAACCAGCTCACTACCCTCAGCGATAAAGTCATCGATGGTATCAATGTCAAGATCGGTGCTGCTAGTGCCTGCAAGGATGGTCACTTGCACCACACCGGTAAAGTCGGTGCCGTCAATGGCCACGCCACTATAAGTCACATCAACCACCACATCGGTGATCGCATTGACCGGGTTGCCATTGCTATCGGTTAAGCTGATCGGGAAGCTGGCACTATTACCCTCTTCAACGTCGCCCACGGTGTCGGCGATCGAGACGGTGATGGTATCCTCCGCCCCAGGATCAGCTTCATCAACAATGTTCATATCCGCAGTGGCTTGACCGACCACGATGGCCTCAAAGCCGCCGCCGACCGGATTACTGATGGTGATGCCAACCAGCTCACTACCCTCAGCGATAAAGTCATCGATGGTATCAATGTCAAGATCGGTGCTGCTAGTGCCTGCAAGGATGGTCACTTGCACCACACCGGTAAAGTCGGTGCCGTCAATGGCCACGCCACTATAAGTCACATCAACCACCACATCGGTGATCGCATTGACCGGGTTGCCATTGCTATCGGTTAAGCTGATCGGGAAGCTGGCACTATTACCCTCTTCAACGTCGCCCACGGTGTCGGCGATCGAGACGGTGATGGTATCCTCCGCCCCAGGATCAGCTTCATCAACAATGTTCATATCCGCAGTGGCTTGACCGACCACGATGGCCTCAAAGCCGCCGCCGACCGGATTACTGATGGTGATGCCAACCAGCTCACTACCCTCAGCGATAAAGTCATCGATGGTATCAATGTCAAGATCGGTGCTGCTAGTGCCTGCAAGGATGGTCACTTGCACCACACCGGTAAAGTCGGTGCCGTCAATGGCCACGCCACTATAAGTCACATCAACCACCACATCGGTGATCGCATTGACCGGGTTGCCATTGCTATCGGTTAAGCTGATCGGGAAGCTGGCACTATTACCCTCTTCAACGTCGCCCACGGTGTCGGCGATCGAGACGGTGATGGTATCCTCCGCCCCAGGATCAGCTTCATCAACAATGTTCATATCCGCAGTGGCTTGACCGACCACGATGGCCTCAAAGCCGCCGCCGACCGGATTACTGATGGTGATGCCAACCAGCTCACTACCCTCAGCGATAAAGTCATCGATGGTATCAATGTCAAGATCGGTGCTGCTAGTGCCTGCAAGGATGGTCACTTGCACCACACCGGTAAAGTCGGTGCCGTCAATGGCCACGCCACTATAAGTCACATCAACCACCACATCGGTGATCGCATTGACCGGGTTGCCATTGCTATCGGTTAAGCTGATCGGGAAGCTGGCACTATTACCCTCTTCAACGTCGCCCACGGTGTCGGCGATCGAGACGGTGATGGTATCCTCCGCCCCAGGATCAGCTTCATCAACAATGTTCATATCCGCAGTGGCTTGACCGACCACGATGGCCTCAAAGCCGCCGCCGACCGGATTACTGATGGTGATGCCAACCAGCTCACTACCCTCAGCGATAAAGTCATCGATGGTATCAATGTCAAGATCGGTGCTGCTAGTGCCTGCAAGGATGGTCACTTGCACCACACCGGTAAAGTCGGTGCCGTCAATGGCCACGCCACTATAAGTCACATCAACCACCACATCGGTGATCGCATTGACCGGGTTGCCATTGCTATCGGTTAAGCTGATCGGGAAGCTGGCACTATTACCCTCTTCAACGTCGCCCACGGTGTCGGCGATCGAGACGGTGATGGTATCCTCCGCCCCAGGATCAGCTTCATCAACAATGTTCATATCCGCAGTGGCTTGACCGACCACGATGGCCTCAAAGCCGCCGCCGACCGGATTACTGATGGTGATGCCAACCAGCTCACTACCCTCAGCGATAAAGTCATCGATGGTATCAATGTCAAGATCGGTGCTGCTAGTGCCTGCAAGGATGGTCACTTGCACCACACCGGTAAAGTCGGTGCCGTCAATGGCCACGCCACTATAAGTCACATCAACCACCACATCGGTGATCGCATTGACCGGGTTGCCATTGCTATCGGTTAAGCTGATCGGGAAGCTGGCACTATTACCCTCTTCAACGTCGCCCACGGTGTCGGCGATCGAGACGGTGATGGTATCCTCCGCCCCAGGATCAGCTTCATCAACAATGTTCATATCCGCAGTGGCTTGACCGACCACGATGGCCTCAAAGCCGCCGCCGACCGGATTACTGATGGTGATGCCAACCAGCTCACTACCCTCAGCGATAAAGTCATCGATGGTATCAATGTCAAGATCGGTGCTGCTAGTGCCTGCAAGGATGGTCACTTGCACCACACCGGTAAAGTCGGTGCCGTCAATGGCCACGCCACTATAAGTCACATCAACCACCACATCGGTGATCGCATTGACCGGGTTGCCATTGCTATCGGTTAAGCTGATCGGGAAGCTGGCACTATTACCCTCTTCAACGTCGCCCACGGTGTCGGCGATCGAGACGGTGATGGTATCCTCCGCTCCAGGATCAGCTTCATCAACAATGTTCATATCCGCAGTGGCTTGACCGACCACGATGGCCTCAAAGCCGCCGCCGACCGGATTACTGATGGTGATGCCAACCAGCTCACTACCCTCAGCGATAAAGTCATCGATGGTATCAATGTCAAGATCGGTGCTGCTAGTGCCTGCAAGGATGGTCACTTGCACCACACCGGTAAAGTCGGTGCCGTCAATGGCCACGCCACTATAAGTCACATCAACCACCACATCGGTGATCGCATTGACCGGGTTGCCATTGCTATCGGTTAAGCTGATCGGGAAGCTGGCACTATTACCCTCTTCAACGTCGCCCACGGTGTCGGCGATCGAGACGGTGATGGTATCCTCCGCCCCAGGATCAGCTTCATCAACAATGTTCATATCCGCAGTGGCTTGACCGACCACGATGGCCTCAAAGCCGCCGCCGACCGGATTACTGATGGTGATGCCAACCAGCTCACTACCCTCAGCGATAAAGTCATCGATGGTATCAATGTCAAGATCGGTGCTGCTAGTGCCTGCAAGGATGGTCACTTGCACCACACCGGTAAAGTCGGTGCCGTCAATGGCCACGCCACTATAAGTCACATCAACCACCACATCGGTGATCGCATTGACCGGGTTGCCATTGCTATCGGTTAAGCTGATCGGGAAGCTGGCACTATTACCCTCTTCAACGTCGCCCACGGTGTCGGCGATCGAGACGGTGATGGTATCCTCCGCCCCAGGATCAGCTTCATCAACAATGTTCATATCCGCAGTGGCTTGACCGACCACGATGGCCTCAAAGCCGCCGCCGACCGGATTACTGATGGTGATGCCAACCAGCTCACTACCCTCAGCGATAAAGTCATCGATGGTATCAATGTCAAGATCGGTGCTGCTAGTGCCTGCAAGGATGGTCACTTGCACCACACCGGTAAAGTCGGTGCCGTCAATGGCCACGCCACTATAAGTCACATCAACCACCACATCGGTGATCGCATTGACCGGGTTGCCATTGCTATCGGTTAAGCTGATCGGGAAGCTGGCACTATTACCCTCTTCAACGTCGCCCACGGTGTCGGCGATCGAGACGGTGATGGTATCCTCCGCTCCAGGATCAGCTTCATCAACAATGTTCATATCCGCAGTGGCTTGACCGACCACGATGGCCTCAAAGCCGCCGCCGACCGGATTACTGATGGTGATGCCAACCAGCTCACTACCCTCAGCGATAAAGTCATCGATGGTATCAATGTCAAGATCGGTGCTGCTAGTGCCTGCAAGGATGGTCACTTGCACCACACCGGTAAAGTCGGTGCCGTCAATGGCCACGCCACTATAAGTCACATCAACCACCACATCGGTGATCGCATTGACCGGGTTGCCATTGCTATCGGTTAAGCTGATCGGGAAGCTGGCACTATTACCCTCTTCAACGTCGCCCACGGTGTCGGCGATCGAGACGGTGATGGTATCCTCCGCCCCAGGATCAGCTTCATCAACAATGTTCATATCCGCAGTGGCTTGACCGACCACGATGGCCTCAAAGCCGCCGCCGACCGGATTACTGATGGTGATGCCAACCAGCTCACTACCCTCAGCGATAAAGTCATCGATGGTATCAATGTCAAGATCGGTGCTGCTAGTGCCTGCAAGGATGGTCACTTGCACCACACCGGTAAAGTCGGTGCCGTCAATGGCCACGCCACTATAAGTCACATCAACCACCACATCGGTGATCGCATTGACCGGGTTGCCATTGCTATCGGTTAAGCTGATCGGGAAGCTGGCACTATTACCCTCTTCAACGTCGCCCACGGTGTCGGCGATCGAGACGGTGATGGTATCCTCCGCCCCAGGATCAGCTTCATCAACAATGTTCATATCCGCAGTGGCTTGACCGACCACGATGGCCTCAAAGCCGCCGCCGACCGGATTACTGATGGTGATGCCAACCAGCTCACTACCCTCAGCGATAAAGTCATCGATGGTATCAATGTCAAGATCGGTGCTGCTAGTGCCTGCAAGGATGGTCACTTGCACCACACCGGTAAAGTCGGTGCCGTCAATGGCCACGCCACTATAAGTCACATCAACCACCACATCGGTGATCGCATTGACCGGGTTGCCATTGCTATCGGTTAAGCTGATCGGGAAGCTGGCACTATTACCCTCTTCAACGTCGCCCACGGTGTCGGCGATCGAGACGGTGATGGTATCCTCCGCTCCAGGATCAGCTTCATCAACAATGTTCATATCCGCAGTGGCTTGACCGACCACGATGGCCTCAAAGCCGCCGCCGACCGGATTACTGATGGTGATGCCAACCAGCTCACTACCCTCAGCGATAAAGTCATCGATGGTATCAATGTCAAGATCGGTGCTGCTAGTGCCTGCAAGGATGGTCACTTGCACCACACCGGTAAAGTCGGTGCCGTCAATGGCCACGCCACTATAAGTCACATCAACCACCACATCGGTGATCGCATTGACCGGGTTGCCATTGCTATCGGTTAAGCTGATCGGGAAGCTGGCACTATTACCCTCTTCAACGTCGCCCACGGTGTCGGCGATCGAGACGGTGATGGTATCCTCCGCCCCAGGATCAGCTTCATCAACAATGTTCATATCCGCAGTGGCTTGACCGACCACGATGGCCTCAAAGCCGCCGCCGACCGGATTACTGATGGTGATGCCAACCAGCTCACTACCCTCAGCGATAAAGTCATCGATGGTATCAATGTCAAGATCGGTGCTGCTAGTGCCTGCAAGGATGGTCACTTGCACCACACCGGTAAAGTCGGTGCCGTCAATGGCCACGCCACTATAAGTCACATCAACCACCACATCGGTGATCGCATTGACCGGGTTGCCATTGCTATCGGTTAAGCTGATCGGGAAGCTGGCACTATTACCCTCTTCAACGTCGCCCACGGTGTCGGCGATCGAGACGGTGATGGTATCCTCCGCCCCAGGATCAGCTTCATCAACAATGTTCATATCCGCAGTGGCTTGACCGACCACGATGGCCTCAAAGCCGCCGCCGACCGGATTACTGATGGTGATGCCAACCAGCTCACTACCCTCAGCGATAAAGTCATCGATGGTATCAATGTCAAGATCGGTGCTGCTAGTGCCTGCAAGGATGGTCACTTGCACCACACCGGTAAAGTCGGTGCCGTCAATGGCCACGCCACTATAAGTCACATCAACCACCACATCGGTGATCGCATTGACCGGGTTGCCATTGCTATCGGTTAAGCTGATCGGAAGCTGGCACTATTACCCTCTTCAACGTCGCCCACGGTGTCGGCGATCGAGACGGTGATGGTATCCTCCGCCCCAGGATCAGCTTCATCAACAATGTTCATATCCGCAGTGGCTTGACCGACCACGATGGCCTCAAAGCCGCCGCCGACCGGATTACTGATGGTGATGCCAACCAGCTCACTACCCTCAGCGATAAAGTCATCGATGGTATCAATGTCAAGATCGGTGCTGCTAGTGCCTGCAAGGATGGTCACTTGCACCACACCGGTAAAGTCGGTGCCGTCAATGGCCACGCCACTATAAGTCACATCAACCACCACATCGGTGATCGCATTGACCGGGTTGCCATTGCTATCGGTTAAGCTGATCGGGAAGCTGGCACTATTACCCTCTTCAACGTCGCCCACGGTGTCGGCGATCGAGACGGTGATGGTATCCTCCGCCCCAGGATCAGCTTCATCAACAATGTTCATATCCGCAGTGGCTTGACCGACCACGATGGCCTCAAAGCCGCCGCCGACCGGATTACTGATGGTGATGCCAACCAGCTCACTACCCTCAGCGATAAAGTCATCGATGGTATCAATGTCAAGATCGGTGCTGCTAGTGCCTGCAAGGATGGTCACTTGCACCACACCGGTAAAGTCGGTGCCGTCAATGGCCACGCCACTATAAGTCACATCAACCACCACATCGGTGATCGCATTGACCGGGTTGCCATTGCTATCGGTTAAGCTGATCGGGAAGCTGGCACTATTACCCTCTTCAACGTCGCCCACGGTGTCGGCGATCGAGACGGTGATGGTATCCTCCGCCCCAGGATCAGCTTCATCAACAATGTTCATATCCGCAGTGGCTTGACCGACCACGATGGCCTCAAAGCCGCCGCCGACCGGATTACTGATGGTGATGCCAACCAGCTCACTACCCTCAGCGATAAAGTCATCGATGGTATCAATGTCAAGATCGGTGCTGCTAGTGCCTGCAAGGATGGTCACTTGCACCACACCGGTAAAGTCGGTGCCGTCAATGGCCACGCCACTATAAGTCACATCAACCACCACATCGGTGATCGCATTGACCGGGTTGCCATTGCTATCGGTTAAGCTGATCGGGAAGCTGGCACTATTACCCTCTTCAACGTCGCCCACGGTGTCGGCGATCGAGACGGTGATGGTATCCTCCGCCCCAGGATCAGCTTCATCAACAATGTTCATATCCGCAGTGGCTTGACCGACCACGATGGCCTCAAAGCCGCCGCCGACCGGATTACTGATGGTGATGCCAACCAGCTCACTACCCTCAGCGATAAAGTCATCGATGGTATCAATGTCAAGATCGGTGCTGCTAGTGCCTGCAAGGATGGTCACTTGCACCACACCGGTAAAGTCGGTGCCGTCAATGGCCACGCCACTATAAGTCACATCAACCACCACATCGGTGATCGCATTGACCGGGTTGCCATTGCTATCGGTTAAGCTGATCGGGAAGCTGGCACTATTACCCTCTTCAACGTCGCCCACGGTGTCGGCGATCGAGACGGTGATGGTATCCTCCGCCCCAGGATCAGCTTCATCAACAATGTTCATATCCGCAGTGGCTTGACCGACCACGATGGCCTCAAAGCCGCCGCCGACCGGATTACTGATGGTGATGCCAACCAGCTCACTACCCTCAGCGATAAAGTCATCGATGGTATCAATGTCAAGATCGGTGCTGCTAGTGCCTGCAAGGATGGTCACTTGCACCACACCGGTAAAGTCGGTGCCGTCAATGGCCACGCCACTATAAGTCACATCAACCACCACATCGGTGATCGCATTGACCGGGTTGCCATTGCTATCGGTTAAGCTGATCGGGAAGCTGGCACTATTACCCTCTTCAACGTCGCCCACGGTGTCGGCGATCGAGACGGTGATGGTATCCTCCGCCCCAGGATCAGCTTCATCAACAATGTTCATATCCGCAGTGGCTTGACCGACCACGATGGCCTCAAAGCCGCCGCCGACCGGATTACTGATGGTGATGCCAACCAGCTCACTACCCTCAGCGATAAAGTCATCGATGGTATCAATGTCAAGATCGGTGCTGCTAGTGCCTGCAAGGATGGTCACTTGCACCACACCGGTAAAGTCGGTGCCGTCAATGGCCACGCCACTATAAGTCACATCAACCACCACATCGGTGATCGCATTGACCGGGTTGCCATTGCTATCGGTTAAGCTGATCGGGAAGCTGGCACTATTACCCTCTTCAACGTCGCCCACGGTGTCGGCGATCGAGACGGTGATGGTATCCTCCGCCCCAGGATCAGCTTCATCAACAATGTTCATATCCGCAGTGGCTTGACCGACCACGATGGCCTCAAAGCCGCCGCCGACCGGATTACTGATGGTGATGCCAACCAGCTCACTACCCTCAGCGATAAAGTCATCGATGGTATCAATGTCAAGATCGGTGCTGCTAGTGCCTGCAAGGATGGTCACTTGCACCACACCGGTAAAGTCGGTGCCGTCAATGGCCACGCCACTATAAGTCACATCAACCACCACATCGGTGATCGCATTGACCGGGTTGCCATTGCTATCGGTTAAGCTGATCGGGAAGCTGGCACTATTACCCTCTTCAACGTCGCCCACGGTGTCGGCGATCGAGACGGTGATGGTATCCTCCGCCCCAGGATCAGCTTCATCAACAATGTTCATATCCGCAGTGGCTTGACCGACCACGATGGCCTCAAAGCCGCCGCCGACCGGATTACTGATGGTGATGCCAACCAGCTCACTACCCTCAGCGATAAAGTCATCGATGGTATCAATGTCAAGATCGGTGCTGCTAGTGCCTGCAAGGATGGTCACTTGCACCACACCGGTAAAGTCGGTGCCGTCAATGGCCACGCCACTATAAGTCACATCAACCACCACATCGGTGATCGCATTGACCGGGTTGCCATTGCTATCGGTTAAGCTGATCGGGAAGCTGGCACTATTACCCTCTTCAACGTCGCCCACGGTGTCGGCGATCGAGACGGTGATGGTATCCTCCGCCCCAGGATCAGCTTCATCAACAATGTTCATATCCGCAGTGGCTTGACCGACCACGATGGCCTCAAAGCCGCCGCCGACCGGATTACTGATGGTGATGCCAACCAGCTCACTACCCTCAGCGATAAAGTCATCGATGGTATCAATGTCAAGATCGGTGCTGCTAGTGCCTGCAAGGATGGTCACTTGCACCACACCGGTAAAGTCGGTGCCGTCAATGGCCACGCCACTATAAGTCACATCAACCACCACATCGGTGATCGCATTGACCGGGTTGCCATTGCTATCGGTTAAGCTGATCGGGAAGCTGGCACTATTACCCTCTTCAACGTCGCCCACGGTGTCGGCGATCGAGACGGTGATGGTATCCTCCGCCCCAGGATCAGCTTCATCAACAATGTTCATATCCGCAGTGGCTTGACCGACCACGATGGCCTCAAAGCCGCCGCCGACCGGATTACTGATGGTGATGCCAACCAGCTCACTACCCTCAGCGATAAAGTCATCGATGGTATCAATGTCAAGATCGGTGCTGCTAGTGCCTGCAAGGATGGTCACTTGCACCACACCGGTAAAGTCGGTGCCGTCAATGGCCACGCCACTATAAGTCACATCAACCACCACATCGGTGATCGCATTGACCGGGTTGCCATTGCTATCGGTTAAGCTGATCGGGAAGCTGGCACTATTACCCTCTTCAACGTCGCCCACGGTGTCGGCGATCGAGACGGTGATGGTATCCTCCGCCCCAGGATCAGCTTCATCAACAATGTTCATATCCGCAGTGGCTTGACCGACCACGATGGCCTCAAAGCCGCCGCCGACCGGATTACTGATGGTGATGCCAACCAGCTCACTACCCTCAGCGATAAAGTCATCGATGGTATCAATGTCAAGATCGGTGCTGCTAGTGCCTGCAAGGATGGTCACTTGCACCACACCGGTAAAGTCGGTGCCGTCAATGGCCACGCCACTATAAGTCACATCAACCACCACATCGGTGATCGCATTGACCGGGTTGCCATTGCTATCGGTTAAGCTGATCGGGAAGCTGGCACTATTACCCTCTTCAACGTCGCCCACGGTGTCGGCGATCGAGACGGTGATGGTATCCTCCGCCCCAGGATCAGCTTCATCAACAATGTTCATATCCGCAGTGGCTTGACCGACCACGATGGCCTCAAAGCCGCCGCCGACCGGATTACTGATGGTGATGCCAACCAGCTCACTACCCTCAGCGATAAAGTCATCGATGGTATCAATGTCAAGATCGGTGCTGCTAGTGCCTGCAAGGATGGTCACTTGCACCACACCGGTAAAGTCGGTGCCGTCAATGGCCACGCCACTATAAGTCACATCAACCACCACATCGGTGATCGCATTGACCGGGTTGCCATTGCTATCGGTTAAGCTGATCGGGAAGCTGGCACTATTACCCTCTTCAACGTCGCCCACGGTGTCGGCGATCGAGACGGTGATGGTATCCTCCGCCCCAGGATCAGCTTCATCAACAATGTTCATATCCGCAGTGGCTTGACCGACCACGATGGCCTCAAAGCCGCCGCCGACCGGATTACTGATGGTGATGCCAACCAGCTCACTACCCTCAGCGATAAAGTCATCGATGGTATCAATGTCAAGATCGGTGCTGCTAGTGCCTGCAAGGATGGTCACTTGCACCACACCGGTAAAGTCGGTGCCGTCAATGGCCACGCCACTATAAGTCACATCAACCACCACATCGGTGATCGCATTGACCGGGTTGCCATTGCTATCGGTTAAGCTGATCGGGAAGCTGGCACTATTACCCTCTTCAACGTCGCCCACGGTGTCGGCGATCGAGACGGTGATGGTATCCTCCGCCCCAGGATCAGCTTCATCAACAATGTTCATATCCGCAGTGGCTTGACCGACCACGATGGCCTCAAAGCCGCCGCCGACCGGATTACTGATGGTGATGCCAACCAGCTCACTACCCTCAGCGATAAAGTCATCGATGGTATCAATGTCAAGATCGGTGCTGCTAGTGCCTGCAAGGATGGTCACTTGCACCACACCGGTAAAGTCGGTGCCGTCAATGGCCACGCCACTATAAGTCACATCAACCACCACATCGGTGATCGCATTGACCGGGTTGCCATTGCTATCGGTTAAGCTGATCGGGAAGCTGGCACTATTACCCTCTTCAACGTCGCCCACGGTGTCGGCGATCGAGACGGTGATGGTATCCTCCGCCCCAGGATCAGCTTCATCAACAATGTTCATATCCGCAGTGGCTTGACCGACCACGATGGCCTCAAAGCCGCCGCCGACCGGATTACTGATGGTGATGCCAACCAGCTCACTACCCTCAGCGATAAAGTCATCGATGGTATCAATGTCAAGATCGGTGCTGCTAGTGCCTGCAAGGATGGTCACTTGCACCACACCGGTAAAGTCGGTGCCGTCAATGGCCACGCCACTATAAGTCACATCAACCACCACATCGGTGATCGCATTGACCGGGTTGCCATTGCTATCGGTTAAGCTGATCGGGAAGCTGGCACTATTACCCTCTTCAACGTCGCCCACGGTGTCGGCGATCGAGACGGTGATGGTATCCTCCGCCCCAGGATCAGCTTCATCAACAATGTTCATATCCGCAGTGGCTTGACCGACCACGATGGCCTCAAAGCCGCCGCCGACCGGATTACTGATGGTGATGCCAACCAGCTCACTACCCTCAGCGATAAAGTCATCGATGGTATCAATGTCAAGATCGGTGCTGCTAGTGCCTGCAAGGATGGTCACTTGCACCACACCGGTAAAGTCGGTGCCGTCAATGGCCACGCCACTATAAGTCACATCAACCACCACATCGGTGATCGCATTGACCGGGTTGCCATTGCTATCGGTTAAGCTGATCGGGAAGCTGGCACTATTACCCTCTTCAACGTCGCCCACGGTGTCGGCGATCGAGACGGTGATGGTATCCTCCGCCCCAGGATCAGCTTCATCAACAATGTTCATATCCGCAGTGGCTTGACCGACCACGATGGCCTCAAAGCCGCCGCCGACCGGATTACTGATGGTGATGCCAACCAGCTCACTACCCTCAGCGATAAAGTCATCGATGGTATCAATGTCAAGATCGGTGCTGCTAGTGCCTGCAAGGATGGTCACTTGCACCACACCGGTAAAGTCGGTGCCGTCAATGGCCACGCCACTATAAGTCACATCAACCACCACATCGGTGATCGCATTGACCGGGTTGCCATTGCTATCGGTTAAGCTGATCGGGAAGCTGGCACTATTACCCTCTTCAACGTCGCCCACGGTGTCGGCGATCGAGACGGTGATGGTATCCTCCGCCCCAGGATCAGCTTCATCAACAATGTTCATATCCGCAGTGGCTTGACCGACCACGATGG
Protein-coding sequences here:
- a CDS encoding beta strand repeat-containing protein, which encodes MTYSGVAIDGTDFTGVVQVTILAGTSSTDLDIDTIDDFIAEGSELVGITISNPVGGGFEAIVVGQATADMNIVDEADPGAEDTITVSIADTVGDVEEGNSASFPISLTDSNGNPVNAITDVVVDVTYSGVAIDGTDFTGVVQVTILAGTSSTDLDIDTIDDFIAEGSELVGITISNPVGGGFEAIVVGQATADMNIVDEADPGAEDTITVSIADTVGDVEEGNSASFPISLTDSNGNPVNAITDVVVDVTYSGVAIDGTDFTGVVQVTILAGTSSTDLDIDTIDDFIAEGSELVGITISNPVGGGFEAIVVGQATADMNIVDEADPGAEDTITVSIADTVGDVEEGNSASFPISLTDSNGNPVNAITDVVVDVTYSGVAIDGTDFTGVVQVTILAGTSSTDLDIDTIDDFIAEGSELVGITISNPVGGGFEAIVVGQATADMNIVDEADPGAEDTITVSIADTVGDVEEGNSASFPISLTDSNGNPVNAITDVVVDVTYSGVAIDGTDFTGVVQVTILAGTSSTDLDIDTIDDFIAEGSELVGITISNPVGGGFEAIVVGQATADMNIVDEADPGAEDTITVSIADTVGDVEEGNSASFPISLTDSNGNPVNAITDVVVDVTYSGVAIDGTDFTGVVQVTILAGTSSTDLDIDTIDDFIAEGSELVGITISNPVGGGFEAIVVGQATADMNIVDEADPGAEDTITVSIADTVGDVEEGNSASFPISLTDSNGNPVNAITDVVVDVTYSGVAIDGTDFTGVVQVTILAGTSSTDLDIDTIDDFIAEGSELVGITISNPVGGGFEAIVVGQATADMNIVDEADPGAEDTITVSIADTVGDVEEGNSASFPISLTDSNGNPVNAITDVVVDVTYSGVAIDGTDFTGVVQVTILAGTSSTDLDIDTIDDFIAEGSELVGITISNPVGGGFEAIVVGQATADMNIVDEADPGAEDTITVSIADTVGDVEEGNSASFPISLTDSNGNPVNAITDVVVDVTYSGVAIDGTDFTGVVQVTILAGTSSTDLDIDTIDDFIAEGSELVGITISNPVGGGFEAIVVGQATADMNIVDEADPGAEDTITVSIADTVGDVEEGNSASFPISLTDSNGNPVNAITDVVVDVTYSGVAIDGTDFTGVVQVTILAGTSSTDLDIDTIDDFIAEGSELVGITISNPVGGGFEAIVVGQATADMNIVDEADPGAEDTITVSIADTVGDVEEGNSASFPISLTDSNGNPVNAITDVVVDVTYSGVAIDGTDFTGVVQVTILAGTSSTDLDIDTIDDFIAEGSELVGITISNPVGGGFEAIVVGQATADMNIVDEADPGAEDTITVSIADTVGDVEEGNSASFPISLTDSNGNPVNAITDVVVDVTYSGVAIDGTDFTGVVQVTILAGTSSTDLDIDTIDDFIAEGSELVGITISNPVGGGFEAIVVGQATADMNIVDEADPGAEDTITVSIADTVGDVEEGNSASFPISLTDSNGNPVNAITDVVVDVTYSGVAIDGTDFTGVVQVTILAGTSSTDLDIDTIDDFIAEGSELVGITISNPVGGGFEAIVVGQATADMNIVDEADPGAEDTITVSIADTVGDVEEGNSASFPISLTDSNGNPVNAITDVVVDVTYSGVAIDGTDFTGVVQVTILAGTSSTDLDIDTIDDFIAEGSELVGITISNPVGGGFEAIVVGQATADMNIVDEADPGAEDTITVSIADTVGDVEEGNSASFPISLTDSNGNPVNAITDVVVDVTYSGVAIDGTDFTGVVQVTILAGTSSTDLDIDTIDDFIAEGSELVGITISNPVGGGFEAIVVGQATADMNIVDEADPGAEDTITVSIADTVGDVEEGNSASFPISLTDSNGNPVNAITDVVVDVTYSGVAIDGTDFTGVVQVTILAGTSSTDLDIDTIDDFIAEGSELVGITISNPVGGGFEAIVVGQATADMNIVD